TCGGCCAGATCGACGGCGCGCAGGCGTCCGGAGAACGACGACCAGACCTGAACCTGTCGCGGGGTGAGGGTTTGGACGCCGACCCGCGGCGCCTGGGCCGGGGCTTGGGCCTGGGCCGGCACCCCGACGCCCCGGTCAAGAACGACGCCGACGCCGCCGGCGAGAAGGATCAGGCCAACCGTGCCCAGCAGGACGGCGCGACCTTTGACGAAACGGGAACCCTTGGTCATTGCGGATCTCCTGCAAGCACCGGGAAAAGGACGGGATCGGGACCGGTATCGGGTGCCATACCCGATTAATTGACCGGTCAGTTTAGTTTGAGGTCAAAAAAAGCCGCCAAAACGGCGACAACGACGGTGGTCCCGGGGGCCAAACCCCCGCGTCTAAGAATGCTTTACAAAGACCGGCGCTTTGGCTTCCCCGCCCCGGGGAGGCGGGCGACGGGATCAGGCCGGCTCCACCACGCCCAGAAGCCGCGCTAAGCCGCGCTTGAGATCGCGCTTCAGCGGGGCGAGGTCGTTCTGGATGCGGGCGATCATCATTTGGCCCACCAGATAGGTATAGATCTCCTGGGCCAACACCTTCACATCGGTGGTTGGCGCCAGCAGGCCATCGCCGACCATATCGCGCAGGGCATTCTCGTAATAACGCTCCTTGCGGTGGGCGAGGTCTTCGAATTTGGCGCGGATTCCATCTTCCTGGCCGGCCATCTCGGAGCCCAGCGAGGCGCAGGGACAGCCGCAGACATGGCCGTATTTCTCGGCCACCTCGGCCTGCAGGGCGATCACGCAATCGGCCATGCGCATGAAGCGTTCGATCGGCGGCACGGCGGGGGAAAAGATCTTGTCGTAGGTCTCTTCCAACTCGTGGTGGGATTGCTCCATGGCGGCGATCGACAAATCCACCTTGGAGGGAAAGAAGTGATAGAAGCTGCCCTTCTTCACATCGGCGGCCTTGCAGATGTCATCGACACTGACCGTCCCATAGCTGTTGGTCCACATCAGCTCGAGCGCGGTATCGATCAGTTTCTGCCTGGTATCCGATGCGGGTCGCCCCATCGACGGCTCCTTCCATGCCTCATGGTCTGACATAATTAGGACGAGTTGACTAAACAGTCAAGTGGCGGGAGGCCGGGAAGAGCGGCGCCTCGCCGCGCTGGCTACCCACGACGCGGCGATTGGCCTATCCTTGCCGGCCAGACCCGGCGGGGTGAGGTTGTTTCCCTCCGCCCCTTGGCGTGGAGACCGATCATGCCGTTCCTCACCGCCGCCCTCGCCGCCCTAGGCGTTTTCCTGCTGGCCGGATGCGCCGACATCGACGAGAAAGCGCCCGCCTCCCGACCCGGCCCGCAAGCCGCCGCCTGTCAGGCCGGGGGCGGCCAGATGAAGCCCGTTGGCCGGATGCAGACCCCGCGCTGCGTCACCCCTTATCCCGATGCCGGCAAGGCCTGTGACGATGGCGCGCAGTGCGCCGGGGACTGTCGCCTTGCAGGCAATAACGCCATCTTGCCCGGGACCCCGGTCACCGGCGCCTGCCAAGCCGAGGACACCTCGTTTGGCTGCCATGCCCGGGTTGAGAAGGGCAAGGCCGGCCCGACGATCTGCATCGATTGACGGAAGGCCGCCTCGCCGAGGGCTGCCATGAAAAAGGCCACCCGAAGGTGGCCTTTTCCGTGCGATCACAGGGCCGAACGGGTCCGTCACTCGGCCTTTTCTTCTTTGGCCGGCCAGATGAACGAGGCGATCACGCCGGCGGCCAGAGTGCCCAGAACGATCAGCAGGCTGACGTTGGGGCTGATATGGAGGAAGTCCCAGCCGAAGACATGCTCGCCCGACTGCAGCGTCAGTTTGGCGGCGATGAAGAACAGCAGGACGATGACCGCCTTTTCCAGGTGGACGAGGTATTTGGTCATCGCGGCGAGCACGAAGTACAACGACCTCAGGCCAAGGACGGCGAAGATCATCGCCGCGTAAACCAGCAGGGGTTCCTGGGTCACGGCGATAACGGCCGGCACCGAATCAAAGGCGAACATCACGTCCGATGTTTCGATCGCCATCAGGCAAAGAAAGGCCGGGGTGGCGAAAACGGCGGCGTTCTTGGCCAGCTTGAGGGTGGGATCGGACTTCGCCAGATCGGCGACGATCGCCCGGTTGACGAAGAAGCGCTCGGCATAAAGGCGGGGGAACACCGGCATCAGGCGCGCCGTGATCTTGACCGACCAGTGCTCGGAGTAATCGGTGATCTCCTCGTTGTCACCGCCCGAGGTCAGCATTTTCCAGCCCGACCAGGCGACGATGGCGGCGAAGATAAAGCCGACCCAGGGGGCGAGGGCGAACAGACCGGTGCCGACCGCGACGAAGATGGCGCGGAAAACCAGGGCGCCGATGATCCCCCAGTACAGAATACGGTGCTGAAGCACCCCCTTGATCCCGAACGAGGCGAAGATCGCCATGAAGACGATCAAATTATCGATCGACAGCGATTTTTCCAGGGCGTACCCGGCCAGATAAAGGTCGGCCCAGGTCTTGTCGAAGCGCAGCCACAGATAGGCAAAGAAGGCCAGGGCCAGCCCGATCCAGAAGCACGACCACAAGCTGGCGTCGCGAACGGAGATCTCTTTCGCATGGCGATGGGCGAAAAGGTCGATGAAGACCGAGAAGCCGATCACGGTGAAAAAGATGATGATTGTTTCGATGGGAAAGCCGAAGTGGGCCACGACAGATCCTTGAGTCAGGATAGAGGTCCGGCAAGTCCCCTATTGGCTTGCCGCAATACGCCCAAACGGGCGGCTCGCCGGTCGGCACGCCACGGGGGGCGGCCGGCCGGCGAGCCGGTCCAGGTCAATCGTTAAAGGGTCAGAGGCTGAAGTCGGCCGGGTTGAGGCCAAGCTCCGAGCACATGCGGCGGACCACCGCCTGTTCCTTGTCGTCGAAGGTGCCGTCGGCGGCGGCGATGGCGCAGCAGACACGGACGATAAGCTGGCCCTGGGGCTTGTCGCGGAACTTGCCCACCGCCTGCATCACCTCGCCGGTGCCGATGGCGACATCGAATTCGAACTTCTCGATGTATTTCTGGAAGATCTTGATGACATCGTTCTGATCGAAGACCTTGAGCTGGTCTGAGGTTTTCAGATAGCCCATCATCTTCTGCTTCTCTTCCGGCGACACGGTATTGTCCGCATAAGCGACAAGAGCACAGCCGGCGACCACCGCTTCAAGCAGGTCTTTCGACTTGAACTTGGTGATCTCGGTGTTGATCGTGTCTCTGGCATCCGTGACGTTTTTCTTCAGCCAGTCGGTGAAAGCCATTTTTTGTTCCCTTAGCTATTTTGAATGGGGCGCTATTTCGAGCCGGAGACCCAGCGGAGGCCCCAGCGATAGGTTTCGTCCATGTCCTTGTGACCGCGGAAATAGCGCTCTTCCTTGGTCACCTTCAACTTGCCCCCGTCCTTTTCGATCAGGGCGATGGCGCACATCCCCTGGCCGGAGGCCGGGTTGTCGAGCCGCACCTCAATGTCGGGCTGGCCGGGGATCTTCACGGTCGCCACGCCATCGGCCGCCGCCCAGTTGGGGGCGCCGTCATAGATGAAGGCGAAGACCAGGATGCGTTTGATCTGCGACAGCCGGTCGCCGTTGATCTTGATGTTCTCGCCCTGGGCCATGGCGCCGGTGCGGTCGTCGCCGGCATGGCGGATGAACGGTTCGCGGGCGTAATCGCCCCAGGCTTCGCCCAGGGCCTGGATCACCCCCTTCTGGCCGCTGCCCTCCATCTCCCACAAGCAGCCGAGGTCAAGGTCGGTCGCCTTGTTGGCGCCCAACAATCCGCCGAAGAACCCGCCGCTTTTTTGCGGGGGGCGCTGGTTCCAGTTCAGATTGAAGATGATCTCGCCGAACCCGGCATCGGCCTTTTTTTCCAGCGAGATCGATTGCCCGCGCTTTTCCAGCGTCACCTTCGACAGGCTGATCGGCTTGGCCGCCGGAGGAGGGGGCGGCGGAGGGGGAGCGGCCGGCTTGCTTGGGGCGGGGGCGGGCGGATCCTCGGCGACATCGACGCCGTATTGACGGGCGAGCGGCGCCAGACCACCGGCGAAGCCCTGACCCACGGCGCGGACCTTCCACTGGTCGTTGCGCCGATAGACCTTGCCAAGGGTGATGGCGGTTTCGGCCATTCCGGCGGTTTGGAGATCGAAGCGGGCGATTTCCCGGTTGGTCGCCAGATCCAGGATGCGGGCGAAAACCCCCTTCAGGCTGGCGAAGCTTTGGCGCCGCGCCTGCCCCTCGTGGATGGTGACGCAGATGTCGATGGCGTCGATTGTGCCGGCAAGCTTGGCGAGATCGATGCCGAAAGCCTGGACATCGCCCGGATTGCCGGCCATCGGCGAGGCGACGAAGCGCACCGAGCCATCGGGCGAGGCCTGGGCGCCATAGAACACGAAGTGTTCGTCGTTCACCACCTTGCCATCGGCCTTGATGATGAAGGCCGAGGCGTCGATTTCCATGCCGGGCGGTGATTTGGGATCCCAGCCGACGG
The DNA window shown above is from Rhodospirillum rubrum ATCC 11170 and carries:
- a CDS encoding tellurite resistance TerB family protein, with the translated sequence MAFTDWLKKNVTDARDTINTEITKFKSKDLLEAVVAGCALVAYADNTVSPEEKQKMMGYLKTSDQLKVFDQNDVIKIFQKYIEKFEFDVAIGTGEVMQAVGKFRDKPQGQLIVRVCCAIAAADGTFDDKEQAVVRRMCSELGLNPADFSL
- a CDS encoding TerC/Alx family metal homeostasis membrane protein, with the translated sequence MAHFGFPIETIIIFFTVIGFSVFIDLFAHRHAKEISVRDASLWSCFWIGLALAFFAYLWLRFDKTWADLYLAGYALEKSLSIDNLIVFMAIFASFGIKGVLQHRILYWGIIGALVFRAIFVAVGTGLFALAPWVGFIFAAIVAWSGWKMLTSGGDNEEITDYSEHWSVKITARLMPVFPRLYAERFFVNRAIVADLAKSDPTLKLAKNAAVFATPAFLCLMAIETSDVMFAFDSVPAVIAVTQEPLLVYAAMIFAVLGLRSLYFVLAAMTKYLVHLEKAVIVLLFFIAAKLTLQSGEHVFGWDFLHISPNVSLLIVLGTLAAGVIASFIWPAKEEKAE
- a CDS encoding TerD family protein, translated to MTVVTLTPGANTTIADCAQIMVAVGWDPKSPPGMEIDASAFIIKADGKVVNDEHFVFYGAQASPDGSVRFVASPMAGNPGDVQAFGIDLAKLAGTIDAIDICVTIHEGQARRQSFASLKGVFARILDLATNREIARFDLQTAGMAETAITLGKVYRRNDQWKVRAVGQGFAGGLAPLARQYGVDVAEDPPAPAPSKPAAPPPPPPPPAAKPISLSKVTLEKRGQSISLEKKADAGFGEIIFNLNWNQRPPQKSGGFFGGLLGANKATDLDLGCLWEMEGSGQKGVIQALGEAWGDYAREPFIRHAGDDRTGAMAQGENIKINGDRLSQIKRILVFAFIYDGAPNWAAADGVATVKIPGQPDIEVRLDNPASGQGMCAIALIEKDGGKLKVTKEERYFRGHKDMDETYRWGLRWVSGSK
- a CDS encoding TetR/AcrR family transcriptional regulator; amino-acid sequence: MGRPASDTRQKLIDTALELMWTNSYGTVSVDDICKAADVKKGSFYHFFPSKVDLSIAAMEQSHHELEETYDKIFSPAVPPIERFMRMADCVIALQAEVAEKYGHVCGCPCASLGSEMAGQEDGIRAKFEDLAHRKERYYENALRDMVGDGLLAPTTDVKVLAQEIYTYLVGQMMIARIQNDLAPLKRDLKRGLARLLGVVEPA